One region of Rhodophyticola sp. CCM32 genomic DNA includes:
- a CDS encoding tetratricopeptide repeat-containing sulfotransferase family protein, which translates to MKKPGSLRSATSVQEAYQAALKAQQAGQMDVARQGYLRILDQRPLAEPMFQLGQISAQSGDLAAAAKWYRRALKLKPKEPALWQALAEINTGGDRQKLIRQARAAGVTLRTNDAQLVDQADRLLDTGQVSKAKQMYRAAMKAGGSPVQVLTHMGGRLSAADDYTGALSALDEAVKLAPKAAAARVLRAGVFQTMGALDKAEADLRAALKTAPTHGRAWLSLMRGRKQPKDAADVVALEQQLADHVSDPEDRRLMSFGLAKALEDQGRYDTVFAHLNTANRITARRFPYGFENDLKTARDRLNSFQDDVFDGYEGAAPIFVVGLPRSGTTLVETILGVHADVAPGGEMALFGDTILPLAEALAAGDTPAGNDWWQAGRNWAEKALAKAGTGRVTDKSISTFALMGPVARALPKARFVLLNRDPRDVGLSIYKNLFPDGLHRYAYDLKEIGRFIRLFDATTAAWQNRLPGRVHVVEYEALTTEPEPQIRAMLAFCDLAWDPACLTPEHSSRAVKTLSVAQVRQPINRGSVAAWRRFEGDLKPLIDALETEIIL; encoded by the coding sequence ATGAAAAAGCCCGGGTCTCTGCGCAGTGCAACCTCGGTGCAAGAGGCGTATCAGGCCGCGCTGAAGGCACAGCAGGCCGGGCAGATGGATGTGGCGCGACAGGGATATCTGCGTATTCTCGACCAGCGCCCCCTGGCAGAACCGATGTTCCAGTTGGGCCAGATCAGCGCGCAAAGCGGCGATCTGGCGGCGGCGGCGAAATGGTATCGCCGGGCGCTGAAACTGAAACCGAAGGAACCCGCCCTGTGGCAGGCGCTGGCAGAGATAAACACCGGCGGCGACCGTCAGAAACTGATCCGTCAGGCCAGGGCGGCGGGTGTCACCTTACGCACCAATGATGCGCAACTGGTCGATCAGGCGGATCGGCTGCTGGATACGGGGCAGGTGTCGAAGGCAAAGCAGATGTATCGCGCTGCGATGAAGGCGGGTGGATCGCCGGTGCAGGTTCTGACCCATATGGGCGGTCGGTTGAGCGCCGCTGATGATTATACCGGCGCCCTGTCGGCATTGGATGAGGCGGTGAAACTGGCGCCGAAAGCCGCCGCCGCCCGGGTGTTGCGGGCTGGTGTGTTCCAGACCATGGGCGCGCTGGACAAGGCGGAGGCGGATCTGCGCGCGGCATTGAAAACCGCACCGACCCATGGGCGGGCCTGGCTGTCGCTGATGCGCGGGCGCAAACAGCCCAAAGACGCGGCAGATGTCGTGGCGTTGGAGCAACAACTGGCTGACCATGTCAGCGACCCGGAAGACCGGCGGCTGATGTCTTTCGGTCTGGCCAAGGCGTTGGAGGATCAGGGCCGGTATGATACCGTCTTTGCCCATCTGAACACCGCCAACCGGATCACCGCGCGGCGATTTCCCTACGGGTTCGAGAATGATCTGAAAACCGCGCGCGACCGGTTGAACAGTTTTCAGGACGATGTTTTCGATGGCTATGAAGGGGCCGCGCCCATTTTTGTGGTTGGCCTGCCCCGATCGGGCACCACGCTGGTCGAAACCATCCTTGGGGTGCATGCGGATGTGGCGCCGGGCGGTGAGATGGCGCTGTTTGGTGACACGATATTGCCGCTGGCCGAGGCTTTGGCGGCGGGCGACACCCCCGCAGGCAATGACTGGTGGCAGGCGGGCAGAAACTGGGCCGAAAAGGCGCTGGCCAAAGCCGGGACCGGGCGGGTGACGGACAAGTCAATCTCGACCTTTGCCTTGATGGGCCCCGTGGCCCGCGCCCTGCCAAAAGCCAGATTTGTGTTGCTGAACCGCGATCCGCGGGATGTGGGCCTGTCGATCTACAAAAACCTGTTTCCTGACGGGTTGCATCGCTACGCCTATGATCTGAAAGAGATCGGCCGGTTCATTCGGCTGTTCGATGCCACGACCGCCGCCTGGCAAAACCGGCTGCCGGGGCGGGTGCATGTAGTGGAGTATGAGGCCCTGACCACAGAGCCGGAACCGCAGATCCGCGCGATGCTGGCGTTTTGCGATCTGGCATGGGATCCGGCCTGTCTGACGCCGGAGCATTCCTCCCGCGCGGTCAAGACATTGAGTGTGGCCCAGGTGCGCCAGCCGATCAATCGGGGGTCCGTGGCCGCCTGGCGGCGGTTCGAGGGTGATCTGAAGCCACTGATCGACGCGCTTGAGACCGAGATCATTCTCTGA
- the pgeF gene encoding peptidoglycan editing factor PgeF, translating to MSPATTRLEPLTSDLLEGMTHGFFTRRGGASSGIFEGLNCGGGSSDQAEIVALNRARVAHNMGVARARLVTIYQVHSAEAVMVEDSAPDPTPRADAIVTSTPGTAIAILTADCQPVLFADHKAGVIAAAHAGWKGALDGVLERTIDVMVEAGATREAICAVIGPAISQRAYEVGPGFLDRFMEDDPDNTRFFINGSGDRYLFDLPAYGLMRLRAAGVGEAEWTRHCTYSDPDRFYSYRRSTHEGAADYGRLISAIRL from the coding sequence ATGTCCCCGGCCACGACACGCCTTGAGCCTTTGACCTCTGATCTGCTGGAGGGCATGACCCATGGGTTTTTCACCCGTCGCGGCGGCGCCTCATCAGGTATTTTCGAGGGGCTGAACTGCGGCGGCGGGTCCTCTGATCAGGCCGAGATCGTCGCCCTGAACCGTGCCCGCGTGGCCCATAATATGGGTGTTGCCCGCGCCCGCCTTGTGACCATCTATCAGGTGCATTCCGCCGAAGCGGTCATGGTCGAAGACAGCGCCCCGGACCCCACCCCCAGGGCGGATGCGATTGTCACCTCCACCCCCGGCACCGCGATTGCGATTCTCACCGCCGATTGTCAGCCGGTTTTATTTGCCGACCATAAGGCAGGGGTGATCGCCGCCGCGCATGCGGGCTGGAAAGGCGCACTTGACGGGGTGTTGGAGCGGACAATTGATGTGATGGTGGAGGCCGGAGCCACACGAGAGGCCATCTGCGCGGTCATCGGCCCCGCGATCAGCCAGCGCGCCTATGAGGTGGGGCCGGGATTTCTGGACCGGTTCATGGAGGATGACCCGGACAACACGCGGTTTTTCATCAATGGTTCGGGCGACCGGTATCTGTTCGATCTGCCTGCCTATGGGTTGATGCGGCTGAGGGCCGCGGGTGTGGGAGAGGCGGAATGGACGCGCCATTGCACCTATTCCGACCCCGACCGGTTCTATTCCTATCGCCGTTCCACCCATGAAGGCGCGGCAGATTATGGTCGCCTGATCTCGGCGATTCGCCTTTGA
- a CDS encoding class I SAM-dependent methyltransferase gives MTALGDRLIARILRTGPLSVAEFMTECLLNPRDGYYTTHAPFGTSGDFTTAPEISQMFGELLGLWLAQVWLDQGRPARFVLAELGPGRGTMMADILRATARIDGFHDAMHLALVEASPALRQLQKAALSGHEPGFCDHVGALPPGPLYLLANEFFDALPIRQFQRGKRGWHERQIGTDGSRLVWGLAPERDIAALDDRLEATPHGHLVELNAPALPFAGEIGQRIARDGGAALIVDYGGWESHGDTFQAVSRHGFADPLNAPGTADLTAHVAFGPLARAATPARATDLMPQGVFLERLGITPRAEHLAAGLTGPPRDQHIAAHRRLTHPDEMGTLFKVMGLRPPDAPPLPALEPAAPDVPGHDTP, from the coding sequence GTGACAGCACTTGGCGACAGGCTGATCGCGCGGATACTGCGCACCGGGCCGCTTTCGGTCGCCGAGTTCATGACCGAATGCCTGCTGAACCCGCGGGACGGGTATTACACAACCCATGCGCCGTTTGGCACCAGCGGCGATTTCACCACCGCCCCCGAGATCAGCCAGATGTTCGGGGAGCTTCTGGGCCTGTGGCTGGCACAGGTCTGGCTGGATCAGGGCCGCCCCGCCCGGTTTGTGCTGGCCGAGCTTGGGCCCGGGCGCGGCACGATGATGGCCGACATATTGCGCGCCACTGCAAGGATCGACGGCTTTCACGACGCCATGCATCTCGCACTGGTCGAGGCCTCCCCCGCCCTGCGCCAGTTGCAGAAGGCCGCGCTTTCCGGTCATGAGCCCGGATTCTGCGACCATGTGGGGGCCTTGCCGCCGGGTCCTCTCTACCTTTTGGCCAATGAGTTTTTTGATGCCCTGCCGATCCGGCAATTCCAACGCGGCAAACGGGGCTGGCATGAACGCCAGATCGGCACCGATGGCAGCCGTCTGGTCTGGGGCCTTGCCCCGGAACGGGACATTGCCGCCCTTGATGACCGGCTTGAGGCGACCCCCCACGGCCATCTGGTAGAGCTGAACGCCCCGGCCCTGCCATTTGCCGGAGAGATCGGGCAGCGCATTGCGCGGGACGGCGGCGCGGCGCTGATCGTGGATTACGGCGGTTGGGAAAGCCATGGCGATACGTTTCAGGCGGTGTCCCGGCACGGGTTCGCCGACCCGCTCAACGCGCCGGGAACCGCTGATCTGACCGCCCATGTCGCCTTTGGCCCTTTGGCCCGGGCGGCCACCCCGGCGCGGGCCACTGATCTGATGCCACAAGGCGTGTTTCTGGAACGCCTTGGCATCACCCCGCGCGCGGAACATCTGGCCGCAGGGCTGACCGGCCCGCCCCGGGATCAGCATATTGCCGCGCATCGGCGCTTGACGCATCCCGATGAAATGGGAACCTTGTTCAAAGTGATGGGCCTGCGCCCACCCGATGCCCCGCCCCTGCCCGCCCTGGAGCCCGCTGCCCCCGATGTCCCCGGCCACGACACGCCTTGA
- the lgt gene encoding prolipoprotein diacylglyceryl transferase produces the protein MQAAIPFPDISPELFAITLGGFEFALRWYALAYIAALLIGWWLVLRAVKHPRLWPGDTAPMTPTHVENLVTWVIIGVVLGGRLGFVLIYQPGYYLQNPAQIPMIWQGGMAFHGGLAGVLVAAMLFCRRYRLPMISVADALAMATPPGLLLGRIANFINAELWGRPTDAPWGVIFPGEYAQACPGPEGLVEHALVTLCARHPSQLYEAGLEGALLGAVIFYLVYRRGWLKVPGQVMGLFLAGYGLARFIVEYFRQADPQFITPDTPLGHVISLTPALGVSMGQLLSLPMLVIGIAVIIIARRQAA, from the coding sequence ATGCAGGCCGCCATTCCCTTCCCCGATATCTCGCCCGAGCTGTTTGCGATCACACTTGGCGGGTTCGAATTTGCCCTACGCTGGTATGCGCTGGCCTATATCGCGGCGCTGCTGATCGGCTGGTGGCTGGTGCTGCGCGCGGTAAAACACCCCCGGCTCTGGCCCGGCGACACGGCACCGATGACCCCGACGCATGTGGAAAATCTGGTCACATGGGTGATCATCGGGGTGGTCCTGGGCGGGCGGCTTGGCTTTGTTCTGATCTATCAGCCCGGCTATTATCTGCAAAACCCTGCCCAGATTCCGATGATCTGGCAAGGCGGCATGGCCTTTCATGGCGGGCTGGCCGGGGTGCTTGTGGCAGCTATGCTGTTCTGCCGGCGGTACAGATTGCCCATGATCAGCGTTGCTGATGCGCTGGCCATGGCAACCCCGCCGGGCCTGTTGCTGGGCCGGATCGCGAATTTCATCAATGCAGAGCTGTGGGGGCGACCCACAGATGCACCCTGGGGCGTGATCTTCCCGGGCGAATACGCCCAGGCCTGCCCCGGGCCTGAGGGGCTGGTCGAGCATGCATTGGTGACGTTATGCGCCCGCCATCCGTCGCAACTTTACGAGGCCGGGCTGGAAGGGGCGCTTCTTGGGGCGGTTATCTTCTATCTGGTCTACCGGCGGGGCTGGCTGAAAGTGCCGGGTCAGGTGATGGGCCTGTTTCTGGCAGGTTACGGGCTGGCCAGGTTCATCGTCGAATATTTCCGCCAGGCGGACCCGCAATTCATCACCCCCGATACGCCTCTGGGCCATGTGATCTCATTGACCCCCGCGCTTGGCGTCAGCATGGGGCAATTGCTGTCCCTGCCGATGCTGGTGATCGGCATTGCAGTCATCATCATTGCCCGCCGGCAGGCCGCGTGA
- a CDS encoding accessory factor UbiK family protein — translation MQTRNKIMEDISQLMTNAMGVAQGAKDEAETAMKSMMDRWLADRDFVTREEFDATRAMAQKAREENEALKGRIEVLEAAKAKK, via the coding sequence ATGCAGACCCGCAACAAGATCATGGAAGATATCTCGCAATTGATGACCAACGCGATGGGCGTCGCCCAGGGCGCGAAGGATGAGGCCGAAACAGCGATGAAATCCATGATGGACCGATGGCTGGCAGACCGCGACTTTGTCACCCGCGAAGAATTCGACGCCACCCGCGCCATGGCCCAGAAGGCGCGAGAGGAAAATGAGGCGCTGAAAGGGCGAATCGAGGTGCTGGAAGCGGCCAAAGCCAAAAAGTGA
- a CDS encoding YbjN domain-containing protein, with translation MSLSEQYFETDDIHPIDIVETIATHHDWDFDRVADDQIAMAIEGQWRTYSVTLAWSSYDETLRMICTFDMEPPEDSLPKLYETLNLTNDKCWAGAFSYWQAQQLMVYRYGLVLAGEQLASPEQISCMVETAVLAAERFYPAFQLACWGNSTPAEAMQVAIAESYGRA, from the coding sequence ATGTCACTTTCCGAGCAGTATTTCGAAACTGACGACATTCATCCGATTGATATCGTCGAAACCATTGCAACCCATCACGACTGGGATTTTGACCGTGTTGCAGATGATCAGATCGCCATGGCGATCGAGGGGCAGTGGCGCACCTATTCGGTGACGCTGGCCTGGTCGTCCTATGATGAAACGTTGCGGATGATCTGCACCTTCGACATGGAACCGCCTGAGGACAGCCTGCCGAAACTCTACGAGACACTGAACCTGACCAATGACAAATGCTGGGCAGGGGCGTTCAGCTACTGGCAGGCACAGCAGTTGATGGTCTATCGCTACGGGCTGGTTCTGGCGGGGGAGCAACTGGCAAGTCCAGAGCAGATTTCCTGCATGGTGGAAACCGCGGTTCTGGCCGCCGAGCGGTTTTACCCGGCCTTTCAACTGGCCTGCTGGGGCAACAGCACGCCGGCCGAGGCCATGCAAGTCGCCATTGCGGAGAGCTATGGCCGCGCCTAA
- the proC gene encoding pyrroline-5-carboxylate reductase, with translation MDFNEVMRRGLVMLGCGKMGSAMLQGWLARGLPPRKVWVIDPVPSDWLRETGVQMNADLPADPAIALVAVKPQMMEEALPQLAPYGGGGTLVISVAAGTPLAAFEAALGEKTRVIRAMPNTPAAIGKGITAIIGNAAASPADADLAAGLLEAVGQVVRLQSEDQIDTVTGTSGSGPAYVFYMIDALAAAARAEGLPAEMAMHLARATVAGAGALAEAADETPEQLRINVTSPNGTTQAGLEVLMDDTRGLAPLMQATVKAATDRSRALKG, from the coding sequence ATGGATTTTAACGAAGTGATGCGCCGTGGCCTGGTGATGCTGGGCTGTGGCAAGATGGGGTCGGCGATGTTGCAGGGCTGGCTGGCCCGGGGGCTGCCGCCCCGTAAGGTCTGGGTGATCGACCCGGTCCCGTCAGACTGGTTGCGAGAGACCGGTGTTCAGATGAATGCCGACCTGCCTGCGGACCCGGCCATCGCGCTGGTTGCCGTGAAACCGCAGATGATGGAGGAGGCCCTGCCGCAACTGGCGCCATATGGCGGGGGCGGCACCCTGGTGATTTCGGTGGCCGCAGGCACGCCCCTTGCGGCTTTCGAGGCGGCTCTGGGCGAAAAGACCCGGGTGATCCGTGCCATGCCCAACACCCCCGCCGCGATAGGCAAAGGCATCACGGCAATCATCGGCAACGCTGCGGCCAGCCCGGCAGATGCGGATCTGGCCGCTGGGCTGCTGGAGGCCGTGGGCCAGGTCGTCAGGCTTCAGAGCGAAGACCAGATCGATACGGTTACCGGCACCTCCGGCTCTGGTCCGGCCTATGTGTTCTACATGATTGATGCGCTTGCCGCCGCGGCCCGGGCCGAGGGTCTGCCGGCAGAGATGGCGATGCATCTGGCGCGCGCCACGGTTGCGGGCGCGGGCGCCCTGGCCGAGGCTGCGGATGAGACACCGGAACAGCTTCGCATCAACGTGACCTCACCCAATGGCACAACCCAGGCCGGGTTGGAGGTGCTGATGGATGACACCAGGGGCCTCGCCCCGCTGATGCAGGCCACGGTCAAAGCGGCCACCGACCGGTCCCGTGCGTTGAAAGGCTAG
- a CDS encoding tRNA-binding protein yields the protein MSDLSFDDFLKVDIRVGTVTRAEPFPEARKPAIRLWVDFGPELGEKKSSAQITAHYTPETLIGRQVMAVVNFPPRQIGPMRSEVLVLGVSDDTGGIVLLAPDQVVDNGQRMH from the coding sequence ATGTCTGATCTCAGCTTTGATGACTTTCTCAAGGTCGATATCCGGGTGGGCACCGTGACCCGGGCCGAACCTTTCCCCGAGGCGCGCAAACCCGCGATCAGGCTTTGGGTCGATTTCGGGCCGGAACTTGGGGAAAAGAAAAGTTCGGCCCAGATCACCGCCCATTACACGCCCGAGACGCTGATCGGGCGTCAGGTGATGGCGGTGGTCAATTTCCCGCCGCGTCAGATCGGGCCGATGCGGTCGGAAGTGCTGGTTCTGGGCGTGTCCGATGACACAGGCGGGATTGTCCTGCTGGCCCCGGATCAGGTGGTGGACAACGGCCAGAGGATGCATTGA
- a CDS encoding 2-hydroxyacid dehydrogenase, whose protein sequence is MTLKLLVSRRLPDAVMAEAATRFEVTHRPGGGPMSHEECITALSEQDMVIPTLGDGFSAEVFAGVPTPRCKLLANFGVGYNHIDVEAAAAAGVAVTNTPGAVTDATADIAMTLILMTARRAGEGERIVRAGKWLGWKPTQMLGMHVTGKTVAIIGMGRIGQAIARRCHFGFGCRIVYANRSSKSLDFPAEQMSLERAMSAADIVVIALSGGPGTYHFIGAGALAAMPPHAMVINISRGDVIDEAALITALQAGQIAGAGLDVYEFEPEVPEALIAMENVTLLPHLGTAALEVREAMGRMALANVIACAEGQALPNPV, encoded by the coding sequence ATGACATTGAAACTGCTTGTGTCCCGCCGTCTGCCCGATGCGGTGATGGCCGAGGCCGCCACCCGGTTTGAGGTGACCCATCGCCCGGGCGGAGGCCCGATGAGCCATGAGGAATGTATCACCGCGCTGTCCGAGCAGGATATGGTGATCCCCACCCTTGGGGACGGGTTTTCGGCCGAAGTCTTTGCCGGGGTTCCAACCCCGCGCTGCAAATTGCTGGCGAATTTCGGGGTGGGGTATAACCATATTGATGTGGAAGCCGCGGCGGCGGCCGGGGTGGCGGTGACCAACACACCCGGTGCGGTCACTGATGCCACTGCCGATATTGCGATGACACTGATCCTGATGACGGCCCGGCGTGCGGGCGAAGGTGAACGGATTGTGCGGGCGGGCAAATGGCTGGGCTGGAAGCCCACGCAGATGCTGGGCATGCATGTGACCGGCAAGACCGTGGCGATCATCGGCATGGGCCGGATCGGTCAGGCGATTGCCCGACGCTGCCATTTCGGGTTCGGCTGCCGGATTGTCTATGCGAACCGATCAAGTAAATCGCTGGATTTCCCGGCCGAGCAGATGTCGCTGGAGCGGGCCATGTCTGCGGCCGATATCGTGGTGATCGCCCTGTCGGGCGGGCCGGGCACCTATCATTTCATCGGCGCAGGCGCGCTGGCCGCGATGCCCCCCCATGCCATGGTGATCAATATTTCCCGTGGCGATGTCATTGATGAGGCCGCCCTGATCACAGCCTTGCAGGCAGGGCAGATCGCGGGCGCCGGTCTGGATGTCTATGAGTTTGAACCAGAGGTGCCCGAGGCCCTGATCGCGATGGAAAATGTCACGCTTCTGCCCCATCTGGGCACCGCCGCCCTGGAGGTGCGCGAGGCGATGGGGCGGATGGCGCTGGCCAATGTGATTGCATGCGCCGAGGGTCAGGCACTGCCCAACCCGGTCTGA
- a CDS encoding beta-ketoacyl-ACP synthase III — protein MYQPAITGTGVFTPSSVITNDELVAAFNAHVTRYNAENADRIAAGEIEAKAPSSSEFIHAASGIEQRYVLDKTGVLDPDVMHPWLRERTDDEPGQMAEMALEACRQALEMAGKTAADVDAVICAASNHERAYPAIAVEIQNLLGIEGFGFDMNVACSSATFGIQAAADMIRSGSIHSALVVNPEICSAHLEWRDRDCHFIFGDVCTALLIERADSANGPHFLIKSTRLATQFSNNIRNNNGFLRRTRKGHMEDRRDMQFMQNGRKVFKEVLPLVSRHIAAHMADENITADNLKRLWLHQANKTMNDYIGKRVLGRDPAPGEQPNILQDYANTSSAGSIIAFAKYSTDLAPGDAGLICSFGAGYSVGSVIVERA, from the coding sequence ATGTATCAGCCCGCGATCACCGGAACCGGTGTTTTCACGCCCTCATCCGTCATCACAAATGATGAACTTGTGGCCGCCTTCAACGCCCATGTGACCCGGTACAACGCGGAAAATGCAGACCGCATCGCAGCCGGCGAGATCGAGGCCAAAGCTCCTTCCTCATCTGAATTCATCCATGCGGCCTCGGGCATCGAACAACGCTATGTGCTTGATAAAACGGGCGTTCTGGACCCGGATGTGATGCATCCCTGGCTGCGGGAACGCACCGATGATGAACCGGGCCAGATGGCTGAAATGGCACTGGAAGCGTGCCGTCAGGCCCTTGAAATGGCGGGAAAGACCGCCGCGGATGTGGATGCGGTGATCTGTGCGGCCTCCAACCATGAACGCGCCTATCCTGCCATTGCCGTCGAAATCCAGAACCTTCTTGGGATCGAAGGCTTTGGCTTTGACATGAATGTTGCCTGTTCCTCGGCCACATTCGGCATTCAGGCCGCCGCCGACATGATCAGATCGGGCAGCATACACAGTGCGCTGGTCGTAAACCCAGAAATCTGTTCCGCCCATCTGGAATGGCGCGACCGCGATTGTCATTTCATCTTCGGAGACGTCTGCACAGCCCTGTTGATCGAGCGTGCGGACAGCGCGAATGGCCCGCATTTCCTGATCAAATCCACACGATTGGCCACACAGTTTTCTAACAATATCCGCAACAATAACGGCTTCCTCCGCCGCACCCGCAAGGGCCATATGGAGGATCGCCGCGACATGCAGTTCATGCAGAACGGGCGCAAGGTTTTCAAAGAGGTTTTACCGCTGGTGTCCCGGCATATCGCCGCCCATATGGCCGATGAAAACATCACCGCCGACAATCTGAAACGGCTCTGGCTGCATCAGGCCAACAAGACCATGAATGATTATATCGGCAAACGTGTTCTTGGCCGTGATCCCGCGCCCGGTGAACAGCCCAACATCCTTCAGGATTATGCGAATACATCCTCTGCCGGGTCGATCATCGCTTTCGCAAAATATTCCACCGATCTCGCCCCCGGTGACGCGGGGCTGATCTGTTCCTTCGGGGCGGGGTATTCTGTCGGTTCGGTCATTGTCGAACGTGCTTAA
- a CDS encoding SIS domain-containing protein — MTDTSTQMRREILQIPSAVARLLDKGGPAIARLATELRTRDPNLVVTVARGSSDHVCTYLKYAVELELGLPVASIGPSVASLYGAKLRLDNALCLSVSQSGQSPDIVALAKAATEGGALSIAVTNDATSPLAEAAALCMDIHAGPERSVAATKTFVTSAVATLILLAHWTEDHALKDALHNLPARLEEATRQDWSPLRRAIGTRNSLFTLGRGPSWAISNEAALKFKETCQIHAESYSAAEVLHGPVSIIGDGFPVLCFAAKDAAETAVVDVADTLAGKGAQVFVTSDKARHATCLPHIRTDHPLTDPIALMVSFYTLVEQVAVARGINPDAPRHLRKVTETV; from the coding sequence ATGACCGATACCAGCACCCAGATGCGACGTGAAATCCTGCAGATTCCCTCTGCCGTTGCCCGTCTGCTCGACAAGGGAGGCCCGGCAATCGCCCGCCTTGCAACCGAATTGCGCACACGCGACCCCAATCTGGTGGTGACCGTCGCGCGCGGGTCATCCGACCATGTCTGCACCTATCTGAAATACGCGGTTGAGTTGGAACTGGGCCTGCCTGTTGCCTCAATCGGGCCCTCCGTCGCCTCGCTTTACGGCGCAAAGCTGCGTCTGGACAACGCGCTGTGCCTGTCGGTGTCACAATCGGGGCAAAGCCCGGATATCGTGGCGCTGGCGAAAGCGGCCACCGAAGGCGGGGCATTGTCCATTGCGGTCACCAATGATGCGACCTCCCCCCTGGCGGAGGCCGCCGCCCTTTGCATGGACATCCATGCCGGCCCGGAACGGAGCGTGGCCGCAACCAAGACCTTCGTGACCTCGGCGGTCGCGACCCTGATATTGCTGGCCCATTGGACGGAAGACCACGCCCTGAAGGACGCATTGCACAACCTGCCCGCCCGGCTGGAAGAGGCCACACGGCAGGACTGGTCCCCCCTTCGGCGGGCAATCGGCACGCGCAATTCCCTGTTCACACTCGGGCGCGGGCCATCCTGGGCCATCTCGAACGAGGCCGCGCTGAAATTCAAGGAAACCTGCCAGATCCATGCCGAAAGCTATTCTGCCGCAGAAGTGCTGCACGGCCCCGTCTCGATCATCGGTGACGGGTTTCCGGTGCTGTGCTTTGCTGCAAAAGACGCGGCAGAAACCGCCGTGGTCGATGTTGCCGATACGCTGGCCGGGAAAGGCGCGCAGGTCTTCGTGACCTCTGACAAGGCCCGCCACGCAACATGCCTGCCGCATATCCGCACCGATCACCCGCTGACCGACCCGATTGCCCTGATGGTCTCGTTTTACACCCTGGTTGAACAGGTCGCGGTGGCCCGTGGCATCAACCCCGATGCCCCCCGTCATCTGCGCAAGGTGACAGAAACCGTCTGA
- a CDS encoding DJ-1/PfpI family protein codes for MNTRIGILAFPNITQLNLTGPYEVFSRLPNTRTDLVWKSTDPVLSDTGFTITPTLAFADAPEFDVILVPGGVGQQGLLEDTDVLHFIRQQAKTAKWVMSTCTGSLVLGAAGLLDGKRATCHWLSLPLLRHFGCIIVEERVVFDGQIISAAGVSAGIDGALELVDRLAGRDMAETIQLSLEYDPQPPYSAGSPATARPELSARIRKFTEPIIAGRDDRARAAAARLTEGVRDVL; via the coding sequence ATGAACACCCGCATCGGCATACTGGCATTTCCGAACATCACCCAATTGAACCTGACCGGGCCTTATGAAGTGTTCTCGCGGCTTCCCAACACCAGAACCGATCTGGTCTGGAAATCCACCGACCCGGTTCTGTCGGATACCGGCTTTACCATAACCCCGACCCTTGCCTTTGCAGATGCCCCTGAATTTGATGTGATCCTGGTACCCGGCGGTGTCGGTCAGCAGGGGTTGCTGGAAGATACAGACGTGCTGCATTTCATTCGTCAGCAGGCCAAAACCGCAAAATGGGTGATGTCGACCTGTACCGGATCACTGGTTCTGGGGGCCGCCGGGTTGCTGGATGGCAAGCGCGCGACCTGTCATTGGCTATCGCTGCCCCTTCTGCGGCATTTCGGGTGCATAATTGTCGAGGAACGTGTTGTCTTTGACGGCCAGATCATAAGTGCCGCAGGCGTCTCTGCGGGGATCGACGGGGCGCTGGAACTGGTGGATCGTCTGGCAGGCCGGGACATGGCGGAAACGATCCAGCTTTCCCTGGAGTATGATCCGCAACCGCCCTATTCCGCAGGCTCACCGGCCACCGCCCGACCGGAACTGTCTGCCCGGATCCGCAAATTCACCGAACCGATCATAGCGGGCCGCGACGACCGTGCCCGCGCGGCAGCAGCCCGGCTGACAGAGGGTGTTCGAGACGTGCTTTAA